The Pieris rapae chromosome 8, ilPieRapa1.1, whole genome shotgun sequence genomic interval GTTCCCGTCCCTCGAATAGTCACCATTGTGACACACCCTTTAGGCCCATTTACGGAAACATTgtctgaataattaaaatagatgaACTccctaattattaaattaagtaacttCTCCCTTTACTAAGAATTTTAAGTAGAAAACATTCACACTAatctctattttttttaatcagtaaTACTTAAATCATTACTAATTTGATTATGTTTGAAGACCCTACATTAAACTTTACCTCAAATACTTTTCATAATAGCtttgcttaaaatatttgacaggaccaaaatacatatattaaatttccaaATCAGCATTTCCTCTTGAAGACTAcaggaaaatatttagtttctgCATCAAATGAACAACAAGACTGTGATCCAATTTTAGAATGGGTAGTAGTCAAATATCTAAccaagtttaattataaaacaaaaaaattagttattttttattattagttcaagaataatttagttaatttttttttaacaatccacattcattaaaaataaccttttaaaaaaactactttgttttttattttcttttaatggtACTTTATTGTCTTTGTTGtacaaatttacaaatagTGAAAATATCAAAGCCAGAAAAGGCAATCCAGAAAaacactaattttatatactatatatttttaaactttcaacaaagaaaacataaaactattttataaaaataatataaaacactgCTTCAAAGCTTGTATTCCTGTTCTAACAGTATATTCTCCACTATCTACTTTGCATTTGgcttaagaataaaataaataccacaCATTGTACAATTGACCTAATAGTGCTAAAGTCACTTTTATGAtactaaatttaacaaattcccCAGCTTAGGCAAAACTACATCAGGGAGAGGCTCTTTTTTCTCACTTCGAATCTTCTCTAAGTCTTTCATAGAAGTGACACCAGTCAACACTAGAAGTGTCTGGAAACCACACTGAACGCCAAATTCAATATCTGTATTACacctgtaaattaaataatgacaacattattatttcaaaatactaCATTCTCTACtgcttttgtattaaaaagagagtgacatagtaaaaatatgaTCATTGTCTTATAAActcaaataataactttacacACCTATCACCAATCATCAAAGTCCTTGCTGGGTCAAGCCCAAATGACTCCAGGAACTTTCTTACATAGTCATTTGGTTTGCCTAAAACCAGAGCTTTCCTTTCTGAGCATGTTTCAACTGCTCTTACTAATGTGCCAGTGCCAGGAACAATTATAGTAGATGATTTAGGAAACCGTTCATCAGTATTCGTTGCTACGAAAAGGCATTCATCATTAGCTAGATATGATGCAGCCTTCATAAATTTAGGATAGCTCACATGCTCATCAAATCCTACCACTACTGCACCAACCTCTGGATCTAAATCTGACTGTGTCATAGACTTAAAATCTGCCTTTACTTGGTCTGGCTGAAAATAAGAgacttctttaaaaaattaattaatccaaACAAAACCACAAAGTGTGGACAATGGCCCTGAAACAGGATCAGAAGCTAATAATCTACTGGCACTAAACTATTCAGtgatattatatcaaattcCTTACCCCAATTCCTATATGCCTAATGCCCACAGCTTTCAATTCATCACCAATACCACTGGAACCAATTAGATACACTTTTTTCTTAAAGCCAATACCCTTCAAATAATGAGCCACTAAATAAGCCGTTGATAAAATTTCTTCCtgaaaaagataattaaaaagatgaCTATATTATTGAAGTTTCAGAAACAATTCAAAAACTACCTACCGGTTCAGCAATAAAGCCTAATTCTTGTGCTTTAAGAGCAAAGTCTGCTCGTACTTTTGTTGAATTATTGGTAACATAGAATACTCTTTTTCCCAattttctgaaataattaatcacaTCAGCTGATCCAGGTAtggcattattattaatccatAGTACGCCTGTAATAAAAATGGtaacaaatgtaataaacattGAATCTAAAgcttaaaatacaaatgttattaaaatttgttcaatTTACCGTCACAATCTGACAAGACTGTATCAAAAGAATTTAGGAACTCTTGTATTTGTTCCTTCGATGATTCTTCCAGATTGTGCACTGctgatttaaacattttatttgtggtaGTTATCTTGACGTCTTCTCTATGCTTATTCCCACAGTATAACCTTCTAGTAACATAAGTAGAATAACGATAAAGAAAATATGGCTTAAGCTGACTCAACATgcatatcataataataagtttttaagcGAAATTTATGAAgcgcaattttaaataaaaatagtctccTACCGTAATTtacagatatatattataaagaaagcAGTTCATACATACTTTTGTGAAACTATGACATATAAATTAGATTAGATGACCTTGAAATCTTTGCTATACGCCACAGATGTATTAAAGGTAAACTGACGATAAAAGGTAATAATAGCTAGAGATTTCATATATAGTAATTCCGCAAGGAATTAGGAGGAAGgagcataatttaaataaatactaaagtaaatataaaaaaaaacttagaaattgaaataaataacttatacaCTGTAGACTGTCATAAGTTCTGCAcaccatttatttttatgaccaTAGTCTACGTCGAATACCACTACGTCAATTGtcaatttctaaaaaaaaacaagagaaAAGTAACTAAAGCAGACAAACCAAATGCAATGTAAAAATGGATATTTCATTCTATGACTATGTTGACTGTTAAGTATGGGAAGATACTATGTTGGTGCCTGGAAAACGAATTATAAAATCTACAATGAGTCATTCCGTTTCTGTCATCTCTTACGCGAGACTCATACGATTTAGGAATCTTGTCAAATGCCAACacactttattaaaagataacgGTAGCGACAAAAcgtttatacttattattaattcattgttgattgtgaaaaaataaaggatAAACCGATTAACCAGTTATTCTAAtttgtgatttattataatcatagACGAATATATTCGCgtgtaaacattaaaatggGTACTTTAATTGTTactaagaaaaacaatataaaagttattaaatttaataaacctaaGAAGAAAAATGCGATcgattattatatgtatatgaaagtGAAAAAGGAATTAGACAGCGCCGCTGCCGATGAAAGTGTTTCAATGGTTGTTCTGAGCGGAACAGGAGATTTTTACTGCAGTGGTAATGAACTTGGAAACAATTTAGAACTAGGTCAAGAATTACTTTTGGAATcagttaaacattttataaaggCGATAATAT includes:
- the LOC110992198 gene encoding glycerol-3-phosphate phosphatase isoform X2, giving the protein MFKSAVHNLEESSKEQIQEFLNSFDTVLSDCDGVLWINNNAIPGSADVINYFRKLGKRVFYVTNNSTKVRADFALKAQELGFIAEPEEILSTAYLVAHYLKGIGFKKKVYLIGSSGIGDELKAVGIRHIGIGPDQVKADFKSMTQSDLDPEVGAVVVGFDEHVSYPKFMKAASYLANDECLFVATNTDERFPKSSTIIVPGTGTLVRAVETCSERKALVLGKPNDYVRKFLESFGLDPARTLMIGDRCNTDIEFGVQCGFQTLLVLTGVTSMKDLEKIRSEKKEPLPDVVLPKLGNLLNLVS
- the LOC110992198 gene encoding glycerol-3-phosphate phosphatase isoform X1, whose amino-acid sequence is MICMLSQLKPYFLYRYSTYVTRRLYCGNKHREDVKITTTNKMFKSAVHNLEESSKEQIQEFLNSFDTVLSDCDGVLWINNNAIPGSADVINYFRKLGKRVFYVTNNSTKVRADFALKAQELGFIAEPEEILSTAYLVAHYLKGIGFKKKVYLIGSSGIGDELKAVGIRHIGIGPDQVKADFKSMTQSDLDPEVGAVVVGFDEHVSYPKFMKAASYLANDECLFVATNTDERFPKSSTIIVPGTGTLVRAVETCSERKALVLGKPNDYVRKFLESFGLDPARTLMIGDRCNTDIEFGVQCGFQTLLVLTGVTSMKDLEKIRSEKKEPLPDVVLPKLGNLLNLVS